The proteins below are encoded in one region of Populus alba chromosome 2, ASM523922v2, whole genome shotgun sequence:
- the LOC118049367 gene encoding LOB domain-containing protein 29 has translation MTGSGSPCGACKFLRRKCVRGCVFAPYFCHDQGAQHFAAIHKVFGASNVSKLLAHLPVSDRSEAAVTISYEAQARLQDPIYGCVSHIFALQQQVVNLQAQLASLKEQAAQSFQNGSATTNPNDKCYGKPSYPQELQSWFQSENSSTVPQLNPNNLTNNMPYCENGIMDPNSMGNYGNSSSSFDSFEEASHSMSSFDMQTDNLQWTYQHADDLQSMAFGYTQHS, from the exons ATGACAGGTTCTGGTTCACCTTGTGGAGCTTGCAAATTCTTGAGAAGAAAATGTGTGAGGGGTTGTGTTTTTGCACCTTATTTCTGCCATGATCAAGGAGCTCAACATTTTGCAGCAATCCACAAAGTTTTTGGTGCAAGCAATGTGTCAAAGCTGCTTGCTCACCTTCCTGTAAGTGATCGTAGTGAAGCCGCAGTCACAATCTCATATGAAGCTCAAGCCAGGCTTCAAGATCCCATTTATGGCTGTGTTTCTCACATTTTTGCTCTTCAACAACAG GTTGTCAATCTTCAGGCACAGCTGGCTTCTCTCAAGGAACAAGCAGCTCAAAGCTTTCAAAATGGCTCTGCCACCACAAACCCTAATGACAAGTGCTATGGAAAACCTTCTTATCCACAGGAACTTCAAAGCTGGTTCCAATCAGAAAATTCAAGCACAGTGCCGCAATTGAATCCAAATAACCTCACCAATAACATGCCATACTGTGAAAATGGGATCATGGATCCAAACTCCATGGGAAATTATGGAAATTCATCAAGTTCATTTGATAGCTTTGAAGAGGCATCTCATTCCATGTCATCCTTTGACATGCAAACAGACAACTTGCAATGGACTTACCAACATGCTGATGATCTTCAGTCAATGGCCTTTGGCTATACTCAACATTCATGA